Proteins co-encoded in one Desulfovibrio inopinatus DSM 10711 genomic window:
- a CDS encoding DUF2867 domain-containing protein, with protein sequence MNFITAASTHTKFNWRVRSLASDFLLEDTWEFPYEFSAKDGVDLHLFQKSAIEPMMKSIYDVSLTGMLFRVRKVFGALFRIDNNLNNLPIPGCREKSLRDRLQESDLEKDTPERAMDISTRDYMNFRPVYTFADETLHELSNSTEHALMHYAWSPSGEGKWKVRLAVYIKYRTAFSAFYMSCIRPFRHFVVYPHIFRKCMERWEARTVPE encoded by the coding sequence ATGAATTTTATTACTGCGGCTTCTACGCATACCAAATTCAACTGGAGGGTTCGTTCTTTGGCTTCCGATTTCCTCCTTGAGGATACCTGGGAGTTCCCCTATGAATTCAGCGCAAAGGACGGGGTCGATTTACATTTATTCCAGAAATCCGCCATTGAACCTATGATGAAGAGCATTTATGATGTCTCCTTAACTGGAATGCTCTTCAGAGTGCGAAAGGTTTTCGGAGCTTTATTTCGCATCGATAATAACTTGAATAATCTCCCTATTCCAGGCTGTCGGGAAAAGAGTCTTCGGGATCGTTTGCAGGAAAGCGATCTTGAAAAAGACACTCCGGAACGCGCGATGGACATCTCAACGCGAGACTATATGAACTTCAGGCCAGTGTATACCTTCGCGGACGAAACGCTCCATGAACTCTCCAATTCCACCGAGCATGCATTAATGCATTATGCTTGGTCTCCCTCGGGAGAAGGGAAGTGGAAGGTCCGCCTTGCGGTGTACATCAAGTATAGGACCGCTTTCAGCGCGTTTTACATGAGCTGTATCCGACCATTCCGCCATTTCGTCGTCTATCCCCATATTTTCAGAAAGTGCATGGAACGCTGGGAAGCTCGAACGGTACCCGAATAG
- a CDS encoding AraC family transcriptional regulator has protein sequence MKIPKHTTITQDKYSEYTDDTIHTNKFYPRVTQLKNLIKYFWVFECRNINLCHKILPVNNIDIIINFLSPMIFEKNGISSEIPSNIFFRGLTKEYTTLKQHGAASAIGVSFFPAGFYPFFKIPVSEFKNGTFGLDIILRSRVHEIEEKLIDTATISEKIDLLENFFLELLDPNARLSVDSYKQLHFYYSSNLSIHDFCLRNSINPRTFERFFNKYIGTPPKSFYRLSRFQSILNKLINRKEVNLATLAHEFDFFDQSHFIKDFESFTGCPPSIFMKENQAIKQILV, from the coding sequence ATGAAAATACCAAAACACACAACGATTACCCAAGATAAATATAGTGAATATACCGATGATACGATCCATACAAATAAATTCTATCCTAGAGTAACACAACTTAAAAACCTGATTAAATACTTCTGGGTATTTGAATGCCGAAATATAAATTTGTGCCACAAAATACTCCCGGTAAATAATATAGACATTATCATTAACTTTCTATCTCCAATGATATTTGAAAAAAATGGCATTTCAAGCGAAATACCGAGCAATATTTTTTTCAGGGGATTAACTAAAGAATATACTACATTGAAACAGCATGGCGCTGCATCAGCCATTGGCGTCTCGTTCTTTCCAGCTGGCTTTTATCCATTTTTTAAAATTCCTGTATCAGAATTTAAGAATGGAACATTTGGCCTTGATATAATTTTACGGAGCAGAGTTCATGAAATTGAAGAAAAACTCATAGACACAGCAACAATATCAGAAAAGATTGATTTGCTCGAAAATTTTTTTCTAGAATTGCTAGATCCAAATGCACGATTGAGCGTCGACTCATACAAACAACTGCATTTCTATTATTCAAGCAACCTGAGTATTCATGACTTTTGTCTTAGAAACAGTATAAATCCTCGGACATTTGAACGATTTTTTAACAAATACATTGGTACACCCCCCAAATCATTTTACAGATTAAGCCGTTTTCAAAGCATATTAAACAAATTGATAAACAGGAAGGAAGTAAATTTGGCAACACTTGCACATGAATTCGATTTTTTTGATCAATCCCATTTTATAAAAGATTTTGAATCCTTTACAGGCTGTCCTCCTTCAATATTTATGAAAGAAAATCAGGCTATTAAACAAATACTCGTTTAA
- a CDS encoding transposase, whose protein sequence is MSRHSFSDKLWQLFQPFFSPPRQERRDRPSKDARLMFDSILWIFRTGAPWRNLSEEFLCFVIKEGYPSMKLILKKIIHIRITFKIFMSSDS, encoded by the coding sequence ATGAGTCGCCACAGCTTTTCAGACAAGCTATGGCAACTCTTCCAGCCTTTCTTCTCCCCTCCTCGCCAAGAACGGCGGGACAGACCATCCAAAGATGCCCGACTTATGTTCGACAGCATACTGTGGATTTTTCGCACCGGTGCCCCATGGCGTAATCTCTCAGAGGAATTCTTGTGTTTCGTTATCAAAGAAGGCTATCCTTCAATGAAATTGATTTTAAAAAAAATTATTCATATCCGCATAACATTCAAAATATTCATGTCATCTGATTCATAA
- a CDS encoding ChaN family lipoprotein, producing MGLNRKTVHYLFAFSLLLTGGCATARPPALSTAAPTASSSSAITMTLPDSGTFVRATPDSSDGFTRLAPQELLDQARHAAYLLLGEVHTNACDHAMQADFLKRLGQAGVSIAVGLEMVSVDLQPVLDDFNAGRLSIDQLPQALDWEHTWGYDFSLYRPIFETAAQYGYPLYALNLPKGLARKYGKVGIEGLPPQERAFLPAPVLPAPDAQKSMLEDQFKAHMSFLKNRDNAPNLDRFIRVQSAWDTTMATEAARVHASTHRPVAIIVGNGHVEYGYGIAHRLKTLDPTARALLVMPWRGQEAPDPKAGDIFFYCPLLHRSRLGYTLSEIDNSLHVITVAPQSPAEHAGLMQDDVILTANDIPITSLADLHKAAITASKNDAPLVYTVKRGSETVDVTIKR from the coding sequence GTGGGATTAAACCGCAAAACGGTTCATTATCTCTTTGCTTTCAGCCTTCTCTTGACGGGTGGTTGCGCAACCGCGCGGCCACCCGCCCTTTCCACAGCAGCCCCTACCGCATCGTCTTCCTCTGCCATAACAATGACACTCCCAGACTCCGGCACATTTGTTCGGGCGACACCGGATAGTTCAGACGGATTTACTCGCCTTGCACCCCAAGAATTGCTCGATCAGGCGCGTCATGCGGCGTATCTGCTCCTTGGTGAAGTCCACACGAATGCCTGTGATCATGCGATGCAGGCCGATTTTCTCAAGCGCTTAGGTCAAGCCGGTGTATCCATCGCTGTCGGACTGGAAATGGTGTCGGTCGATCTCCAACCCGTTTTGGATGATTTCAACGCCGGTCGTCTCTCCATTGACCAACTTCCCCAAGCCCTCGACTGGGAGCATACATGGGGATACGATTTTTCGCTGTATCGACCTATTTTTGAAACGGCGGCCCAATATGGGTATCCTCTGTATGCCCTGAACTTACCCAAAGGACTTGCACGGAAATATGGTAAAGTCGGTATCGAAGGACTGCCCCCGCAAGAACGTGCGTTCTTGCCCGCCCCGGTTTTGCCTGCTCCCGACGCCCAGAAGAGCATGCTGGAAGACCAGTTCAAAGCGCACATGTCATTTCTCAAAAATCGGGACAACGCTCCGAATCTCGACCGGTTTATTCGAGTTCAATCCGCGTGGGACACGACAATGGCAACCGAAGCCGCGCGTGTGCATGCATCCACCCATCGCCCCGTTGCAATTATTGTAGGGAATGGACACGTCGAATACGGATATGGGATTGCTCATCGCCTGAAGACGCTTGACCCGACCGCCCGCGCCCTGCTCGTCATGCCATGGCGAGGCCAGGAAGCTCCGGACCCGAAAGCGGGAGATATCTTTTTCTATTGTCCATTGCTCCATCGCAGCCGCCTTGGCTATACACTGAGCGAAATAGACAATAGCCTCCATGTCATCACAGTAGCCCCACAATCACCGGCAGAACACGCCGGACTCATGCAAGACGATGTCATCCTGACGGCAAACGACATCCCAATAACCTCCCTGGCCGACCTCCACAAAGCGGCCATCACGGCATCGAAAAACGATGCTCCGCTTGTCTATACTGTCAAACGTGGCAGTGAGACGGTTGATGTGACGATAAAACGCTGA
- a CDS encoding phenylacetate--CoA ligase family protein, whose translation MTRKDRTEGIYSRREVLDESERRQYYQIQLKDLLTYAYRYSEDVKKRFDRAQFQVSKFKTLTDLKHIPILKKKELIFLQSMGPRLGGLLTKDLGELRRVFLSPGPIFDPEDRDEDYWGWTEGFYSTGFRSGDVVQITFNYHLTPAGLMFEEPLRNLGCAVMPSGPGNSATQLEIMQKLRITGYVGTPSYLMHLAEKGEESGLNLRKDLFLEVAFVTGEKFSEKLRNTLEKKFDLIMRQGYGTADVGCVGYECFQKNGLHIANRAFVEICHPDTGIPLKDGEVGEIVVTAFNKTYPLIRLATGDLSYIDRSPCSCGRTSPRLGNIVGRVDTTARIKGLFVYPHQVEQVITRFEDIKRWQIEVTNPGGIDEMTLMIEASNFRREDELLHLFREKIKLRPALKVLAPGTLPPQIKPIEDKRKWD comes from the coding sequence ATGACCCGCAAGGACCGCACCGAGGGCATTTATAGCCGACGCGAAGTGCTCGACGAATCCGAACGGCGACAGTATTATCAGATACAGCTTAAAGATCTCCTCACTTATGCGTATCGTTATTCCGAGGATGTCAAAAAGCGTTTTGACCGGGCGCAGTTCCAGGTATCAAAATTTAAAACGTTGACCGACCTCAAGCATATCCCCATCCTGAAGAAGAAAGAACTCATCTTCTTGCAGTCCATGGGACCACGGCTTGGTGGATTGTTGACAAAAGACCTGGGCGAACTCCGTCGTGTCTTTCTTTCGCCCGGCCCTATTTTCGACCCCGAAGATCGCGACGAAGATTACTGGGGATGGACCGAAGGGTTCTACTCGACCGGTTTCCGCTCTGGAGACGTGGTTCAGATTACGTTCAACTACCATCTGACGCCAGCCGGTTTGATGTTCGAAGAACCCCTGCGGAACCTGGGATGTGCGGTTATGCCGTCCGGCCCGGGCAACTCGGCCACACAGCTCGAAATCATGCAGAAGCTGCGCATCACCGGCTATGTCGGGACGCCGAGCTACCTCATGCACTTAGCCGAAAAAGGCGAAGAATCCGGGCTCAACCTGCGCAAAGACCTCTTCCTTGAAGTCGCTTTTGTCACCGGGGAAAAATTCTCGGAAAAATTGCGCAATACCCTGGAAAAAAAATTCGACCTTATCATGCGCCAAGGCTACGGCACCGCCGATGTCGGTTGCGTGGGGTACGAATGCTTCCAGAAGAACGGCCTGCATATCGCAAACCGAGCGTTTGTCGAAATTTGCCACCCGGACACGGGGATTCCGCTCAAAGACGGTGAAGTCGGCGAAATCGTCGTCACCGCCTTTAATAAGACGTACCCACTGATTCGTCTAGCCACGGGTGATTTATCCTACATTGACCGCTCTCCCTGTAGCTGTGGCCGGACATCGCCACGCTTGGGGAACATTGTTGGCCGGGTTGACACCACAGCGCGTATCAAAGGCCTGTTTGTCTACCCCCATCAGGTCGAACAGGTTATTACTCGGTTCGAAGACATCAAGCGTTGGCAGATCGAAGTCACCAATCCTGGTGGCATTGATGAAATGACGCTGATGATCGAAGCGAGCAACTTCCGTCGTGAAGACGAGCTGCTGCACTTGTTCCGCGAGAAGATCAAGCTGCGCCCTGCGCTCAAAGTGCTGGCTCCGGGAACGCTGCCCCCGCAGATCAAACCCATTGAGGATAAACGCAAGTGGGATTAA
- a CDS encoding tRNA (adenine-N1)-methyltransferase, translating to MSNTGPLLLLLSPKGKRYLRSLETDKELHTQDGAIDLTMAAEAGYGATVYTHLGRPYKVVRPTLYDLAKNVKRSTQIMYPKEIGYIIMRLGIGPGSTVIEAGSGSGSLTMSLAWFVGDEGHVHTFERRDEFSNLCGKNLARVGLSHRVTRHQRDITEGFLDANGNPVPPADALFLDVRTPWDYIDQAAAAISPGAPVGFLLPTTNQISQLLGRLEHAPFDDIEVLEILIRRYKPVAERLRPEDRMVAHTGFLVFARHNAGPVNPPVKKTEEAAPIDDTVPSESASEVESVPSAMEDAVENAPTPQKDSVSDASDSGVEKSGGEC from the coding sequence ATGTCCAATACCGGCCCATTGCTGCTGCTTTTAAGCCCGAAAGGGAAACGCTACCTGCGAAGCCTCGAAACGGACAAAGAGCTTCACACCCAGGATGGTGCCATTGATCTCACCATGGCGGCTGAAGCCGGCTATGGAGCCACGGTCTACACGCACCTCGGTCGTCCGTACAAGGTTGTGCGGCCCACGCTGTATGACCTGGCCAAAAACGTCAAGCGTTCCACGCAAATCATGTATCCGAAGGAAATCGGCTACATCATTATGCGGCTGGGCATCGGCCCCGGTTCTACAGTCATCGAAGCCGGCAGCGGCTCAGGCAGTTTGACCATGTCGCTGGCATGGTTTGTCGGCGACGAAGGCCACGTTCATACATTTGAGCGACGTGACGAATTTTCCAATCTGTGCGGCAAAAACCTGGCGCGTGTCGGCTTATCGCATCGCGTGACACGACACCAGCGCGATATTACAGAAGGCTTTCTTGATGCCAACGGCAATCCTGTTCCGCCTGCCGATGCACTTTTCCTCGACGTGCGCACCCCGTGGGACTATATTGATCAGGCTGCAGCGGCGATTTCTCCAGGTGCACCGGTCGGTTTCTTACTCCCGACAACCAACCAGATATCTCAGCTTCTCGGCCGTCTTGAACACGCTCCCTTCGACGATATCGAAGTGCTCGAAATTCTCATCCGGCGTTACAAGCCCGTTGCCGAGCGTTTACGTCCTGAAGATCGCATGGTTGCCCATACCGGATTTCTCGTTTTCGCCCGACACAATGCCGGTCCGGTCAATCCTCCCGTCAAAAAGACCGAGGAAGCAGCCCCGATTGATGACACGGTGCCTTCTGAAAGCGCTTCTGAAGTTGAATCCGTTCCATCTGCAATGGAAGACGCGGTTGAAAACGCACCAACACCCCAAAAAGATAGCGTATCCGACGCTTCTGATTCCGGGGTTGAAAAATCTGGCGGCGAGTGTTAG
- a CDS encoding Crp/Fnr family transcriptional regulator encodes MTDSAVPKERVAYLLDNTEWGKELTWEEVEIMSSYLSLHEYKEGEYIFNEGDSGEYMGFLVEGKISILKETDELMEKLVLTLPEGTHFGEMSIIDGERRSAAAFAQTNVVLLALSKGKFDELIQVYPYLGIKILRKIAKILSRRLRQTTGKMVKML; translated from the coding sequence ATGACAGATAGTGCGGTACCCAAGGAGCGAGTAGCCTATTTATTGGATAATACTGAATGGGGCAAAGAGTTGACATGGGAGGAAGTGGAAATCATGTCCTCTTATCTGTCTCTTCATGAATACAAGGAAGGAGAATACATCTTCAACGAAGGCGATTCCGGTGAATACATGGGATTTCTGGTTGAAGGAAAAATTTCCATCCTGAAAGAAACCGATGAATTGATGGAAAAACTCGTCTTGACCTTGCCCGAAGGAACGCACTTCGGCGAAATGTCCATCATTGACGGAGAGCGCCGCTCGGCTGCTGCGTTTGCACAGACCAATGTGGTGTTGTTGGCCTTATCGAAGGGAAAATTTGACGAACTTATTCAGGTGTATCCGTATTTAGGTATTAAAATTTTGAGAAAAATTGCCAAAATATTGAGCCGACGCCTTCGCCAGACGACGGGCAAAATGGTCAAAATGCTCTAG
- a CDS encoding radical SAM protein — protein sequence MSDTKYTYVFGPVHSGRLGISLGLDVLGRRICSFNCPYCEVGVTDVLTVERAPYVPANVIIGELDRFVKEGPDFDVVTLGGLGEPTLNVQFGDILSQAKALVKDRKTAVLTNSAHLDDADVRRELCLADMVLPSLDSLVEDEFKRVNRPHPSCSLDSIRQGLLDFRSMYSGTMCLEILLLDGINDTTENLDRLEDFLHHLRPDRVDVVTMTRPGTSSKIKPASAESLQRFRERLCGVGTKATSTAKKRLSSLDKKTPLGQEAAQDMIISSLRRRPQTAIDLAKAMSMDVTMIEQELAILVERGRVREKRKGDCIFFILADTMIDL from the coding sequence ATGTCCGATACCAAGTATACGTATGTGTTCGGTCCGGTGCATTCCGGTCGGTTGGGGATTTCGTTGGGCCTAGATGTTCTTGGACGCCGCATTTGTTCTTTCAATTGTCCGTATTGTGAAGTCGGTGTCACTGATGTGTTGACCGTCGAGCGTGCACCGTATGTGCCAGCGAATGTCATTATTGGGGAACTCGATCGGTTCGTGAAAGAAGGACCGGATTTCGACGTTGTCACCCTCGGGGGGCTTGGTGAACCGACACTCAATGTCCAGTTCGGCGATATTTTGTCGCAAGCCAAAGCACTCGTAAAAGACCGCAAAACCGCCGTTTTGACAAACTCCGCCCATCTCGACGATGCCGATGTACGTCGTGAACTCTGTCTCGCCGACATGGTTCTCCCCTCGCTTGATTCGCTTGTTGAAGATGAATTCAAGCGGGTGAACCGGCCTCATCCATCCTGTTCTCTTGATAGCATACGACAGGGACTTTTGGACTTCCGCAGCATGTATTCGGGCACAATGTGTCTGGAAATTTTGCTGCTCGATGGGATAAACGACACCACAGAAAACTTGGATCGGCTCGAAGATTTTTTGCATCATCTTCGGCCAGATCGGGTGGATGTCGTCACCATGACCCGTCCCGGGACATCAAGCAAGATAAAGCCGGCTTCTGCGGAATCTCTCCAACGATTTCGGGAACGACTGTGCGGAGTGGGGACAAAAGCGACGTCAACCGCGAAAAAACGGTTATCCTCGCTGGACAAAAAAACGCCCTTGGGGCAAGAGGCCGCGCAGGACATGATTATTTCCTCCCTGCGTCGCAGGCCACAAACGGCCATTGATCTCGCCAAAGCGATGAGCATGGATGTGACCATGATAGAACAGGAACTCGCCATTCTTGTTGAACGTGGTCGCGTTCGTGAAAAACGCAAGGGAGATTGTATATTTTTTATATTGGCAGACACGATGATTGATTTATGA
- a CDS encoding Rne/Rng family ribonuclease: MARSKKKKAKMLISVLPGEQVEVAISQEGILKEYYVEMVHQAKTRGNIYKGRIHNIDPSLQAAFVNYGAERNGFLQIDEVHPEYYMNDWISDKKTKYPPIQKVLKKNQEILVQVVKEPTGNKGAFLSSYLSLPGRTFVLTPGREQCGISRKVEDETERKRLKDIVCNMKVGEGLGVIVRTAGMGKSKTALERDLSFLKRLWKEVRHKGTTLESPVLVYKEADLSARAVRDYLTEDIGEIWVDDKDTANRVSEMAALIFPRRTDIVKVHSDLDVPLWDRFGLRKQIEQIHGREVTLPSGGRLVFDHTEALTAVDINSGKIGGESNFKEMALKINKESAVEIAQQLRLRDIGGQVVIDFIEMKDRKHCGEVEKALRQAFKLDRARTDVGKISRFGLLELVRQRLGSSALAVSTEACCHCAGTGTRRNLEWQAMQALKDIYHLIQRSSKTSETVVYKTSTRLALYLLNDKRARLCDFEHSFGKTIEIVAEDA, encoded by the coding sequence ATGGCAAGGAGCAAGAAGAAAAAAGCCAAAATGCTCATTAGTGTTTTACCTGGAGAACAGGTCGAAGTGGCCATTTCCCAGGAGGGCATTCTCAAAGAATATTATGTGGAAATGGTCCACCAAGCCAAAACACGGGGGAATATCTATAAAGGACGCATTCATAACATCGATCCGTCTCTGCAAGCGGCATTTGTCAATTATGGAGCAGAGCGAAACGGTTTTTTGCAGATCGATGAAGTCCATCCTGAATATTATATGAACGACTGGATCTCGGATAAAAAAACGAAATATCCGCCGATTCAGAAAGTTCTCAAGAAAAATCAGGAAATCCTTGTCCAAGTTGTGAAGGAACCCACGGGTAACAAGGGAGCATTTTTATCATCGTATCTCTCTCTTCCGGGACGGACGTTTGTCCTGACACCGGGGCGAGAACAATGCGGTATTTCCCGGAAAGTCGAGGATGAAACGGAACGCAAACGCCTTAAGGATATCGTCTGCAACATGAAGGTGGGCGAAGGTCTGGGCGTTATTGTGCGTACAGCCGGTATGGGAAAATCCAAAACCGCGCTGGAACGCGATCTGTCCTTCCTCAAACGCTTGTGGAAAGAAGTCCGTCATAAAGGCACGACGCTTGAGTCACCTGTTCTTGTCTATAAAGAAGCCGATTTGTCGGCGCGAGCTGTACGGGACTACCTGACAGAAGACATTGGTGAAATTTGGGTAGATGATAAGGATACGGCCAATAGGGTGTCTGAGATGGCGGCCCTTATTTTTCCTCGACGTACCGACATCGTCAAAGTCCATAGCGATCTTGATGTTCCATTGTGGGATAGGTTTGGCTTACGAAAACAGATTGAACAAATTCACGGTAGGGAAGTCACCTTGCCGAGTGGTGGTCGACTTGTTTTCGACCATACAGAAGCCCTGACCGCAGTCGATATCAACTCGGGCAAGATCGGCGGCGAAAGTAATTTCAAAGAAATGGCCCTCAAAATCAACAAAGAGTCGGCGGTGGAAATTGCGCAGCAACTCCGTCTCCGGGATATTGGTGGCCAAGTCGTGATCGACTTTATTGAGATGAAGGATCGCAAGCATTGTGGCGAAGTGGAAAAAGCACTGCGTCAAGCGTTCAAGCTGGATCGGGCACGAACCGATGTCGGCAAGATTTCCCGGTTCGGTTTGCTGGAATTGGTGCGTCAGCGGCTTGGTTCTTCCGCGCTTGCCGTGAGTACGGAAGCGTGCTGTCACTGTGCAGGGACGGGAACGCGACGAAACCTGGAATGGCAAGCCATGCAAGCACTCAAAGATATTTATCATCTCATACAGCGGAGCAGCAAGACGTCCGAAACTGTTGTGTATAAAACATCGACACGGCTTGCGCTGTATTTACTCAATGACAAGCGTGCTCGGTTATGCGATTTTGAGCATTCTTTCGGAAAAACAATCGAGATTGTTGCCGAGGATGCATGA
- a CDS encoding epoxyqueuosine reductase QueH, which translates to MSSTPRILLHMCCGPCSVTVIDRLKQAGFAVTGLFYNPNIHPLTEYLKRRDGAAQAAEALGINIIFRDEPTGPQLFLRDVAHRESNRCFYCYSLRIKQTRNIAAHGHFDCFTTTLLYSRYQKHEMIQDVCRDAAAGSPVAFHYEDFRDGWQEGIDRSKAMGLYRQPYCGCIYSEYERYEKQLKKRIRAMSSDG; encoded by the coding sequence ATGAGTTCCACGCCGCGAATTCTTTTGCATATGTGTTGCGGGCCCTGTTCGGTGACGGTCATCGACCGTCTCAAACAAGCAGGGTTCGCTGTCACCGGGTTATTTTATAATCCCAATATCCATCCGTTGACTGAGTATCTCAAGCGTCGTGATGGTGCGGCACAAGCTGCTGAGGCTTTGGGGATCAATATTATTTTTCGCGACGAGCCAACCGGACCACAATTGTTTTTACGTGATGTCGCGCATCGTGAGTCGAACCGCTGCTTCTATTGCTATAGTCTTCGTATCAAGCAGACGCGCAATATTGCCGCGCATGGCCATTTTGATTGTTTTACGACAACGCTTTTATATAGTCGTTATCAAAAGCACGAAATGATTCAGGACGTGTGTCGCGATGCTGCCGCCGGATCACCTGTGGCATTTCATTACGAAGATTTCCGCGACGGCTGGCAGGAAGGGATTGATCGCTCAAAAGCCATGGGGTTGTACAGACAACCCTATTGTGGTTGTATTTACAGCGAATATGAACGCTACGAAAAACAGCTAAAGAAACGAATCCGGGCGATGTCTTCGGACGGCTAA
- a CDS encoding glycosyltransferase family 9 protein: MRTLVMNLTRFGDLLQTQPIISGLTDRGNHVEVVCLENFQAAAKLLRDVDTVHAVPGAKFLSGLEAGWQCALSRLFAFKDAVLSSSSAPISLVANMTPALSARLLSRFFGEQHVTGFAMDELGFGKNTSPWATFLEASSKNRGMSPFNLVDLMWQAAGLGVEERVYRLKTPLDETLHEARELLDAQAPESAVGYVGFQLGASVDRRRWPLASFVQLGERLWQERALVPVLFGAKGEVELASRYIRATSSPCIDLIGKTGLDMLAALLKQLSLLVTNDTGTMHLAAGLEVPIVAVFLSTAQPFDTGPYRAGSICLEPDMDCHPCSFEVPCPHDHACRNRIDVETMERAVALRLDDEGNVDLCGRDVRAWRSYVDSHQFIALASLSGHDHDDRTLWIDVQRHFYRQFFDDGPITPYPAPVSLSEANQHTVAEVLARSSALLELLVQQGMLLERKPSDVFKSKFMTTWQTVQTLWANTVFFSALGRLWLFESQEQGQDFPLFLRRVARYAELIGAMRSLV; the protein is encoded by the coding sequence ATGCGAACGCTTGTCATGAATCTGACCCGGTTTGGCGATCTGCTGCAGACGCAGCCCATCATATCCGGGTTGACTGATCGCGGGAATCACGTTGAAGTCGTCTGTCTTGAAAATTTTCAGGCGGCCGCCAAGCTTTTACGAGATGTGGACACGGTTCACGCCGTCCCGGGAGCAAAGTTTTTATCCGGGTTGGAAGCTGGGTGGCAATGTGCCCTGTCGAGATTGTTTGCCTTTAAAGACGCTGTCCTTTCCTCATCTTCCGCTCCGATTTCTCTTGTCGCCAACATGACCCCGGCGCTGTCGGCCCGGCTGTTATCCCGTTTCTTTGGGGAACAGCATGTGACGGGTTTTGCCATGGACGAACTCGGATTCGGAAAGAACACTTCCCCCTGGGCAACGTTTCTGGAAGCGTCATCGAAAAACCGCGGCATGAGCCCATTCAATCTTGTCGATCTGATGTGGCAAGCTGCTGGACTCGGTGTCGAAGAGCGAGTCTATCGTCTCAAAACGCCTTTGGATGAAACCCTCCACGAGGCACGAGAGCTTCTGGATGCACAGGCTCCGGAATCCGCTGTTGGGTATGTCGGTTTTCAACTTGGCGCCAGCGTGGATCGGCGGCGCTGGCCTTTGGCTTCATTTGTCCAACTTGGTGAGCGCCTCTGGCAGGAACGAGCACTTGTCCCGGTTCTCTTTGGGGCGAAAGGGGAAGTGGAACTTGCGTCTCGGTATATCCGCGCAACCTCCAGCCCTTGTATCGACCTTATAGGGAAGACGGGCTTGGATATGTTGGCAGCGTTGTTGAAACAGCTCTCGTTGCTCGTTACCAACGATACCGGAACAATGCATCTTGCCGCTGGGCTTGAAGTGCCGATTGTGGCCGTATTTTTGTCGACAGCTCAGCCATTCGATACCGGGCCGTATCGTGCCGGGAGTATTTGTCTGGAGCCGGATATGGATTGTCATCCCTGCTCGTTCGAAGTGCCGTGTCCCCATGATCACGCTTGCCGGAATCGTATTGATGTTGAGACAATGGAACGGGCTGTTGCCTTGCGTCTTGATGATGAAGGCAATGTCGATTTATGTGGCCGCGATGTCCGTGCATGGCGTTCGTATGTCGATTCTCATCAGTTTATTGCTCTGGCGTCGCTTTCCGGACATGATCATGACGATCGAACGTTGTGGATTGATGTACAACGTCATTTTTATCGTCAGTTTTTTGACGATGGCCCCATCACGCCCTATCCCGCACCGGTTTCGTTATCCGAAGCAAACCAACATACTGTTGCCGAGGTTCTTGCACGCTCTTCAGCGTTGCTGGAATTGCTTGTTCAGCAAGGTATGTTGCTGGAACGGAAACCTTCCGATGTGTTCAAGTCGAAGTTTATGACCACATGGCAAACCGTGCAGACGTTGTGGGCAAACACGGTCTTTTTTTCCGCATTGGGCCGATTATGGCTTTTTGAGTCGCAGGAGCAGGGTCAAGATTTTCCTCTCTTTTTACGGCGTGTCGCTCGATATGCCGAGCTTATTGGTGCTATGCGATCGCTTGTTTAA